From a region of the Methanolobus tindarius DSM 2278 genome:
- a CDS encoding type IV pilin N-terminal domain-containing protein has translation MSNKFINNLSAASPVIGVMLMVVVTVILAAAVSSYSTGMLKGSEAVPSASFDVEMRVDIPYNNSANMSYIAITEITGDKIPTSDLKIITINPNARGDIKTMEVLPNSNNTVSMAFSSNSGNSNTGTSPYWNLGNFPTEGQFFGEYILEPGMTMVADEYSNYISDYYWDEDLGRYISYSSQGDSWKTAMQAMFADWCEGDPMDSYHIDPDTRTIHAGDVVTIKIVHMPTNKVIFTKDVVVTG, from the coding sequence ATGTCAAATAAATTTATAAATAATTTGTCGGCAGCATCACCTGTAATTGGTGTGATGCTAATGGTTGTTGTCACCGTTATCCTTGCAGCCGCCGTCAGTTCCTACAGTACTGGCATGTTGAAAGGCTCAGAGGCTGTACCTTCTGCTTCATTTGATGTAGAGATGCGTGTGGATATACCTTACAATAATAGTGCTAATATGAGTTATATTGCAATTACGGAGATCACAGGTGATAAGATACCAACTTCTGATCTGAAGATTATAACAATAAATCCGAATGCTCGTGGAGATATTAAAACAATGGAAGTTTTACCAAATTCAAATAACACTGTTTCAATGGCTTTTAGTAGTAATAGTGGAAATAGTAACACTGGAACGTCTCCATACTGGAATCTAGGTAATTTTCCCACAGAAGGCCAATTTTTTGGAGAATATATACTGGAACCAGGAATGACTATGGTTGCGGACGAATATTCTAATTACATATCTGACTACTATTGGGATGAAGATCTTGGAAGATATATTTCTTATTCATCTCAAGGAGATAGTTGGAAGACTGCTATGCAGGCAATGTTTGCAGACTGGTGTGAAGGGGATCCTATGGATTCATATCATATTGATCCCGATACCAGAACTATCCATGCAGGTGATGTTGTAACTATAAAGATTGTTCATATGCCAACTAACAAGGTTATTTTCACGAAAGATGTGGTGGTGACTGGATGA
- a CDS encoding type IV pilin — protein sequence MNKDHRFFSDRNAVSPVIGVMLMIVVTIILAAAVSSYSNSMKSQEMAPQVTLMAEASIQDGFVHLEHMGGDTIDRRNIRVEIESGYPSTSGFIDSDNVTFISNSNFLNPGDEAKVNFTHSSSNDFVTFDGEEIFQKVELGEPFRITIIDLNSGQTIYSTKITLLP from the coding sequence TTGAATAAAGATCATAGATTTTTTTCTGATAGAAATGCAGTATCTCCTGTTATTGGCGTGATGCTGATGATTGTTGTTACGATCATACTTGCTGCTGCTGTGAGTTCATATTCTAACAGTATGAAATCTCAGGAAATGGCACCTCAGGTTACATTGATGGCCGAAGCATCTATTCAGGATGGTTTTGTTCATCTTGAGCATATGGGTGGCGATACAATTGACAGGAGGAATATACGGGTAGAAATAGAGTCAGGATATCCTTCAACATCAGGATTTATTGATTCTGATAATGTTACATTTATTTCGAATAGCAATTTTTTAAATCCCGGGGATGAAGCAAAGGTCAATTTTACACATTCCTCATCTAATGATTTCGTAACTTTCGATGGAGAGGAAATATTCCAGAAAGTGGAACTAGGTGAGCCCTTCAGGATAACTATCATAGACTTAAATTCAGGTCAGACTATCTATTCTACTAAAATCACACTGCTACCCTGA